The Xanthocytophaga agilis DNA window AGAGAAAGTGATCGGAATTCACCACAAAACTTCAATCTGTATAGAAGTTCGCCTCGTTGATGGCAGGATATAGGAATGCGGTCTCAGTAGAAACGCAAATGGCTTTGCAGTAAATTCTGTTCCAGGTAATTACAGAGGTAACTATCCCCTTTTTCGGTAGATACTGAAGTTTTCAAATTAATAGATTCATACCTATTCCTGAAGCTTCTTTATGTTCTTGATTAAACTGGCAAATACCTGATCCAACTGGTCAGGGGTATATTCAGAGGATAACTGTATCTGAATGGTAATTTGAATATTTGGGGAAGAAGAAATAGCAGGCGTAGGAACTGTTATTACATCCTTTGAATCAGATACATGGATTGTTTGAGGCTGTGGTTTGTCCTCTGCAAACAATGAACCTTGTTCAATACGGGATGTTACAGGACGTGATTTATTCTCTTTAGGTTTCTGAGCAGTTTCCAAATTAGCTTTTCCATTTCTCTGCTCACCCGGAATCACCGCTTCACACAACATTAGATAAAAAGCTGCCATTTTACGGGCAGAGGCCTCTCCTACTCTGGCTTTATTCTTAAACCATGTTTCTACCTTAACTCTGTCAGCAGGGTCAATGACAGCATCATTAAGTTCCTGAGGATAAACAGTCCTACGGATCACATCACACACTTCTCCATACTTCTCATCATCACGCCAGTCATAGGCTAAATCAGTAGGTCGTCCGTCATCATCAATAAAACCAATGGCTCGTAAAGGTGGTAACACATTAGTACGTGCAGAATCTTCACCCATCTCAAAGTGCATTGCCAGAAATCCGGGAGTAATCTTAATATTTGGATTGCTCTGAAACTTTTTGCGTAACGCCCACCAGTTTGTTACAGAAAGTTTTGGATAGGAAATCTCACTTGCCATGGAGGATAAAATACAATGATGAAAATACGATTTCTGAATAGGGGCTTGAAAGATACTACTTTATTTGTTCATAATGCAATAATGAACCTATCTATAGCCTGTTTTTGTGGTATACATAAAGATTAGCAAAAGAATAGTAGTAGTATATGCAGGTATATTAACTACCTATATCAGACAGGTTATCAACAACTTACCTAGTACTCATCATGTACTATCAATCAAATAGGTGAAGAAAAAACCTATTTGATTGATAATGCCATTTATAAGATATTTCTTACGAAAATGTTAGTTCTCGGGTTGTCACTGTATACTTATCTCCATTTGTCTGCTCGTAAGTGATAGTGAAGATATGCTTTTTAGAGGATACAGGAGGCTTGGCTAGCCAGAGTGTGTAGGCCAGCTCAGGTGAGGGTTGTCCATTACTATAAGTCCGCAGATTGACGGCAACATCCTCTGACCAGGAGTTATAGAAGCCCATTTTCTTGATCAGAAATAAATCGGCTAAATCTGTACCCGCTGGATGTTCAGTATCAAAATCCTGATTACTGATAATTTGTATTGTACTGATTTTTTCTTTTGATCCCTCATGTCCATTAGGCAAAGGGTCACAAGCCATCAATGTTCCATAACTATTGATAGATATAGCTGAATAATATTC harbors:
- a CDS encoding DUF5343 domain-containing protein → MASEISYPKLSVTNWWALRKKFQSNPNIKITPGFLAMHFEMGEDSARTNVLPPLRAIGFIDDDGRPTDLAYDWRDDEKYGEVCDVIRRTVYPQELNDAVIDPADRVKVETWFKNKARVGEASARKMAAFYLMLCEAVIPGEQRNGKANLETAQKPKENKSRPVTSRIEQGSLFAEDKPQPQTIHVSDSKDVITVPTPAISSSPNIQITIQIQLSSEYTPDQLDQVFASLIKNIKKLQE
- a CDS encoding DUF5034 domain-containing protein, yielding MKTIRILSLTFLISVAPLFLTGCCWFSTCGCGDNFSQKYFKVNGWKATNVLIDSTVTNGYPYVRLDSLSKTASYAYNKVGINLEVKAEYYSAISINSYGTLMACDPLPNGHEGSKEKISTIQIISNQDFDTEHPAGTDLADLFLIKKMGFYNSWSEDVAVNLRTYSNGQPSPELAYTLWLAKPPVSSKKHIFTITYEQTNGDKYTVTTRELTFS